DNA from Terriglobia bacterium:
CCCCAAGCGCGACTTTCGCAGATCACCGCCGAAAAGGTTCCGCCTAAATTTTAGAAGTGGACTCTTTCTCGGTTCGGGGAAATGGGGGCCTCGCAATTTCGCACGAGTCTCCACGTCAGACGTTTACATCTGAATCGCTCGGCACGAATGCCTGGTTTTTCACCAGGTGCTTGGCTGCCTGTCCATTTTCGGACTGCCGACCTTCAGTCTCAATATCGAGATATACAGGATTTTTCGTCCGCATCTCTGGTAACGGTTTCGGCAGGTGCTGTTCTAGAAGTTCAAGCAGCCAGACTAGGCGCTCTAATGTTCCTGCTCCCACACAGCAGGTGTGTGGCTGTCTTTGGTACGTGCTGAGTAGACCTGACCAACGTGGTGTTCGTAATCCAGCAGTTCCGTCAGGGGCTAAGAAGAACTCATGGTGCGGGTCGGTCAGGCAAAACAGCTGTGTGAGGACGAGCAGGACCCCGCGAAGATGATGAATCTATGTAGCGAGGCTTCCTGCACCCCCAACGATCTCCATGCCCCATTGCTTTTCTTTCACAGAGTGTTCCAGTGAGACAGTTCCGCTAGGAAGACGCACCTGTTAATTGTGTCCCGAGTCAGCCTGCCAGAAATTACTCACCGCTCGGGCGTGGTGTTCGCGATGTGCTCTTCGGTAGTTGCGGACGTTTGATGTAGCTCTTCGGAACCTGGCCCGTCAGTGAATCCATCCAAGCTTCAATCGACTTCACTTGTGCCTCCGTGACCGTAACTCCGCGCTGGTGAACTGCCATGTTCCGGATTGCCTGGTCTAACGTGGAGACCGAGCCGTCATGGAAGTATGGTCCCGTTTTCTTGATGTTTCTCAGTGAGGGGACCTTGAAGACCATCTTGTCGGTTTCTTCCTTCGTGACTTGGTATCGACCTTGATCAGTCTGCCCGGGCCACGGTTCCACAACACCTAGCTTCTGGCACTCCGATCCGCCGACATAAGGACCATAGTGGCACCACTGACAGCCCATCGCCGTAAAGGTGTTGAAACCGGTCTTTTCGGCGTCCGTCAGCGCGGACGATTCGCCTTGGAGGAAGGCATCCCATCGCGACGGTGTTACAAGTCCGCGCTCGAACGCCCCGATAGCCAGCGCCATATTGGTGTAATTGATTGGGTCCTTCTCGTGGGGGAAGGCCGCCTCGAAGAGTGCAACGTACTCCGGCATGGACCGGATCACTTGAACGGCCGCTGCATGCGAGGGCATAGCCATTTCAACGGGGTTCGTAATGGGGCCTTTCGCCTGCTCTTCAACTGTGGGGGCACGGCCGTCCCAAAACTGCACAAAGTGCCCCGCAGCGTTGTAGACAGTGGGCGCATTGCGGGTTCCCTTCTGATTTTTATGGCCGGTGGAAACAGGCTCTGATTCGGCGCCAAAGGCGTCAAGTGGATGGCACGTATTACAAGAAATCTTCTGATTCGCTGACAGTCGAGGATCGTAGTAAAGAATTCTTCCGAGTTTCACCTTTGCGTCGGTTACTGGATTGTCGGCCGAACTCATTACTGCGGGAAGCGGTCCAAAGAGCTTCAATGCCTCGGCGTTCACTTGTATGTTGTCGGATGACGAAAGCAGGTAGCTGACCGGGATGACAATGAGCGCAAATAAGAAAGCGAGTCGTTGCATGACAACCCTCCCTGACTGAGTGCATTGCCTGTCAAACAAGGGGCCGACCCGAGATGCTTATTCTAGGGATTGTCGATCAGTTGAATTTCAATTGCGGTGACGCTACTCACACGAGACAGAGAACTCCGAGCTGAAGCTAACGGACTGAGATACACAGATTCGGACTAGCATTGGCGGCAGGGCTAGACGTCTACTCGAAGATCGAAAGCTGCCTGATCGTATTCGTGTTGGATTTCAGCGTCAGGGAGCACCTCTATTAAGCCGCCAAATACCAAAGTTCAAAAAGGTGGCGTATAGAACCCATGCGAGATACGGCATCATCAGCCACGCGGACAACCGGGAGACATGAGCGAAGTACTTCATCGTGGCGACAATCGCAGCCAGCAGAAGAAGGATTTCGAGCAGTGCCAGCCCTGGCTGCCGTAGCCCAAAGAACACGAACGACCATGTCGCGTTGAGTGCGAGTTGAACAACGAAGAGCGTGAGCGCGACGGTAACCTTTGCGATCGGGCGGTGACGGTATACCAGCCAAGCGGCAGTGCCCATGAGGAAATAGAGGATGGACCACACCGGCCCAAATACCCAAGCAGGAGGAGTGCCCAACGGTTTCGCAAGGGTGGGATACCAGGTCTTTACCGAGTCCGCCGTGAACCACGAACCGATTGCAGCGGCAAGAAAACAGATTGCAAGGAACACGACCCAGCTGATCCAAGATTTGGACATTCGATCCCTTTCTCGCGCAGTCATTTGCTCGAGATACTCTTTCAATTCGAACATGTTGGCTGCTATCACCGACTTCAACTGTCGAAGCGGTCCCTATATCTTTCAGTATTGGCCGACTCTATTTGTCGCTGTACTGCTCGATCGGCTCTTGCCACGGCGAACGCGACTGCTGCATGTATGTTCTCATGCCGTTCGCAAACCATCACTTCCTGACGAAGTCCAACATCCACTCGGATTTCGCAACTCTTGTCGACACCGCCACGAGGGCCATTCAGGTCAGCCAGCCGGACAGAAATAAACTTGATTCTTCCCGCAAATCGCCCCAAGGCGAAGTGGATGCGCCTTCTAATGTAGTCTTTCAGATCTGCAGTAAGTTCGATTCCGCGAGCCACTAATCGCAGTTTCATTTCGTCATCCCTCCGCAAAGCAACTTCACGTGCTCACAATAGGGGCTATCCAATCCATCGACAAATAGATAGTTCCGTACTGACGGATCGTTTAAGCCGATGTAGAGTGGAAGCATGGAATGGCTCAACTATCATCACCTCCTGTACTTCTGGACTGTCGCCAAAGAGGGCAGTATCGCTCGCGCATGCGAGAAGCTCCGGCTAGCGCAGCCGACCATCAGCGGGCAATTGCGGCTATTAGAAGAAAGTGTCGGAGAGAAGCTGTTTGTAAAACAGGGACGAGGGCTTGCCCTGACCGACGTCGGCCAGGTTGTCTATCGCTATGCCGACGAGATCTTTGGCATTGGTCGAGAATTGCAGGACGTCTTGAAAGGCCGGCCTAGAGGACGCCCGTTAAGGCTGCTTGCCGGGGTTTCAGACTTGATTCCGAAACTGATCGCCTACCGCGTTCTGCGTCCGGCGTTGCAAATGCCAGAACCGGTGCAGATTGTCTGTGACGAAGGCCCGCCGGAGCATCTACTGGCGGAACTCGCCGAACACCGGATCGATATCGTGCTGTCGGATGCACCGCTTCCTCCCAC
Protein-coding regions in this window:
- a CDS encoding cytochrome c peroxidase, coding for MQRLAFLFALIVIPVSYLLSSSDNIQVNAEALKLFGPLPAVMSSADNPVTDAKVKLGRILYYDPRLSANQKISCNTCHPLDAFGAESEPVSTGHKNQKGTRNAPTVYNAAGHFVQFWDGRAPTVEEQAKGPITNPVEMAMPSHAAAVQVIRSMPEYVALFEAAFPHEKDPINYTNMALAIGAFERGLVTPSRWDAFLQGESSALTDAEKTGFNTFTAMGCQWCHYGPYVGGSECQKLGVVEPWPGQTDQGRYQVTKEETDKMVFKVPSLRNIKKTGPYFHDGSVSTLDQAIRNMAVHQRGVTVTEAQVKSIEAWMDSLTGQVPKSYIKRPQLPKSTSRTPRPSGE
- a CDS encoding TspO/MBR family protein; amino-acid sequence: MSKSWISWVVFLAICFLAAAIGSWFTADSVKTWYPTLAKPLGTPPAWVFGPVWSILYFLMGTAAWLVYRHRPIAKVTVALTLFVVQLALNATWSFVFFGLRQPGLALLEILLLLAAIVATMKYFAHVSRLSAWLMMPYLAWVLYATFLNFGIWRLNRGAP
- the nhaR gene encoding transcriptional activator NhaR, which produces MEWLNYHHLLYFWTVAKEGSIARACEKLRLAQPTISGQLRLLEESVGEKLFVKQGRGLALTDVGQVVYRYADEIFGIGRELQDVLKGRPRGRPLRLLAGVSDLIPKLIAYRVLRPALQMPEPVQIVCDEGPPEHLLAELAEHRIDIVLSDAPLPPTVPVKAYNHLLGTSTATLFAAQRLGARYRKNFPKCLDGAPFLLPMHESSLRRPLEQWFESNNIRPVIIGEFKDRALMTTFGQAGAGIFAGPTAIENEIRAQYRVVSIGRIDSIVERFYAISAERKLKHPAVLTISEAAREKLFANPARHRRKHF